From the Desulfuromonas thiophila genome, the window CAGCACTTCACTGTGCGGGGTGCTGCCGAGCACATGGCAGTCGGCTGCCAGCCGTGGATCAAGGACAAAGGGTGGATGGCCGGTGAGCATCGGCAACCTCCTGTTAGAAGAAAAGAGGGCTGTAAGAGAAGCGGACGACGGCTGCTCATCTTAACGGTGGCCCCGGCCGATGCAAGAGGTTTTGCCGGCGCCGCCGGTCTTGCCTGGGGCGCGGTGGCAGGGTATAGTGCGCTTCATTTTTTTCCCACCAAGGAGAGTATTTCATGATTACTGCCATCAGTCCCATCGACGGGCGCTATGCCGACAAGGTTGCCCCGCTGGTCGAATGTTTTTCCGAATATGCGCTGATGCGCAACCGCGTCAAGGTTGAGGTTGCCTGGCTGCTGGCGCTGGCCGCCCATCCGGAGTTTACCGCCTGCCGCGCCCTGACCCCGGCGGAGGAGACCCGCTTGCGCGCCCTGGTTGCCGAGTTCAGTCCGGCCGAGGCCGAGCGCATCAAGGCGCTGGAGCGGACCACCAACCATGATGTCAAGGCGGTGGAATACTATCTCAAGGAGAAGATCGCCGCCACCAGCCTGGCCGATGTCAGTGAGCTGATTCATTTTGCCTGCACCTCCGAGGATATCAACAATCTGTCTCATGCCCTGATGCTGCGCGACGGTCTGGCGGTGATGCGGCCACTGCAGCAGCAGATCATTGCCGAACTGGCCGAGCGGGCCCACCGCTACCGCGCCGTGCCCATGCTGGCGCGCACCCATGGCCAGACGGCTTCACCCACCACCCTGGGCAAGGAGCTGGCGGTGTTTGCCGCCCGCCTGCAACGGCAGAGCCAGGCCAGCGATGCCGTGGAGTTGCTGGGCAAGCTCAATGGCGCGGTTGGCAATTTCAATGCCCATGTCAGTGCTTTCCCCGAGCTCGACTGGCCGGAGCTGGCCCGTACGGTTATCGAGGACGAGCTGGGTCTGCGCCAAAACCTGTTTACCACCCAGATCGAACCGCATGACTACATGGCCGAGCTGTTTGACGCGCTGATGCGGTGGAACACCATCGTCATTGATCTGACCCGCGACATCTGGAGCTATATCTCGCTGGGCTATTTCGGCCAGGAAACCGTCAAGGGCGAAATCGGTTCCTCGACCATGCCGCACAAGGTCAATCCCATCGATTTCGAGAACGCCGAGGGCAACTGTGGCCTGGCCAACGCCCTGTTCGGCCATCTGTCGGCCAAACTGCCCATTTCCCGCTTGCAGCGCGATCTGACCGACTCCACCGTGCTGCGCAACATGGGGGTCGGCTTTGGCTACAGCCTCATCGCCTACCGCTCGCTGCTCAAGGGCTTGGGCAAGTTGAAGCTCAACGAGGCGGTGCTGGCGGCCGATCTTGACCGCGCCTGGGAGGTGCTGGCCGAGCCGATTCAGACGGTGATGCGCGCCGCCGGCATCGCCAACCCCTACGAGAAACTCAAAGAGCTGACCCGTGGCCAGCAGATCGATGCTGCCATCCTGCACGCCTTCATCGATCGTCTGGACCTCGACGAGGCGACGCGGGAACGCCTGCGCGAGCTGACCCCGGCGCGTTACATTGGTCTGGCGCCGGAAATCGCCGATCTGCTGGATGGCAGACTGCCGCCGGTTGCCGGCAAAAGTGCTTGACAGTCGTTCGGGCTTTGCATACTGTATACAGCGTTGTTTCGCGCCTGATTAGGGTTTGGCGGGGCTTTAACTAGCTGAAAATGCGTTTTTTATATTTTTTCGCGGCAGGCTTTTGCCCTGCACGAAGTTCTGGAATTTGACGGGTTGAGGTTCGCACCGTGGCTGGGCCTCAAGTGTTCATGTGGCAACTAAACCAAGGAGAGATCATGTCGAAGATTATCTGGTCGAAAATTGACGAAGCTCCGGCTTTGGCAACCTACGCATTCCTGCCGGTTGTGCAGGCATTCACCAAGGGAACCGGTATCGAGGTTGAAACCAAGGATATCTCCCTGGCCGGTCGCATTATCGCCAATATGGCCGATTACCTGACCGAAGATCAGCGCATTGCCGATTTTCTGGCCGAACTGGGCGAACTGGTGAAGAAGCCCGAAGCCAACATCATCAAGCTGCCCAACATTAGCGCCTCGGTGCCCCAGCTCAAGGCCGCCATCAAGGAACTGCAGGGCAAGGGTTACAAACTGCCGGATTATCCGGAAGAGGCCACCACGGCTGAGGAAAAGGAACTGCAGGCCCGTTATGCCAAGTGCCTGGGCAGTGCCGTCAACCCGGTGCTGCGTGAGGGCAACTCCGACCGCCGCGCCGCCGCTTCGGTCAAGGCCTTCGCCCAGAAGAATCCCCATCGCATGATGAAGCCCTGGCCGGCGCCCGGTCAGTCCCAGTGCCGCGTGGCCCATATGGAAGAGGGCGATTTCTACGCGACGGAGAAATCCGTCACCATGGAAAAAGACGACGTCATCAAGTTTGAATTTGTCGATGCCGCTGGCCAGGTGACCGTGCTCAAGGAAGGCCTGAAGCTGATCGCCGGCGAGGTGTTTGATTCCTCGGTGATGCGCGTGGCCAAACTGCGCGAGTTTTACGCTGCTACCGCCGCCGAGGCCAAGCAGAAGGGCGTGCTGCTGTCGCTGCATCTGAAGGCCACCATGATGAAGGTATCCGACCCCGTCATGTTCGGCCACGCCGTGTCCGTTTACTTCAAGGACGCGCTGGAAAAGCACGCTGCCACCCTCAAGGAGATCGGCGCCAATCCCAACATGGGTCTGGGCGATATCCTCAACAAGCTCGACAAGCTGCCGGCTGACAAAAAGGCCGAGATCGAAGCCGATATCAACGCCTGCTACGAGACCCAGGCCAAACTGGCCATGGTCGATTCACGCAAGAACATCACCAACCTGCATGTGCCCAACGACGTGATCGTCGACGCTTCCATGCCGAACGTGGTGCGTGACGGCGGCAAGATGTGGAACAAGCAGGACGAGCTGCAGGACACCATCGCCATGGTGCCGGACCGCTGCTACGCCCTCATGTACCGCGAGATTGTCGAGGACTGCAACCGCAACGGCCAGTTCGATCCGGCCACCATGGGCAGCGTGTCCAACGTCGGCCTGATGGCACAGAAGGCCGAGGAGTACGGTTCCCACGATAAAACCTTCATCGCAGCAGGCAAGGGCGTGATCCGCCTGGTCAACAGCGCCGGCGCGGTGGTGATGGAACAGGCCGTGGAGCAGGGCGATATCTTTCGCGCCTGCCAGGCGAAAGACATTCCCATCAAGGACTGGGTGAAGCTGGCGGTTTCGCGGGGCAAGGCCTCGGGTCAGCCGGTGGTGTTCTGGCTCGACGAGAACCGCGCCCACGACGCCCAGATTATCAAAAAGGTCAACAAGTACCTGCCCGAGTTCGATACGGCTGGTGTCGAAATCCACATCATGGATTCGGTCAAGGCCATGCGTTTCTCCGTTGAGCGCATCCGTCGCGGCGAAAGCACCATCTCCGCCACCGGTAACGTGCTGCGTGACTACCTGACCGACCTGTTCCCGATCCTGGAGCTGGGCACCTCGGCACGCATGCTGTCCATCGTGCCGTTGCTGGCGGGTGGTGGCCTGTTCGAGACCGGCGCTGGCGGCAGCGCGCCCAAGCACGTCGAGCAGTTCCTCAAAGAGGGCCACAACCGCTGGGATTCCCTCGGCGAATACTGCGCCCTGGTGCCGTCTTTCGAGATGATCGCCGCCAACGAGGGTAACCAGAAGGCCGCCGTGCTGGCTGAAACCCTGGATGCCGCCATCGGCAAATACCTGGAAAACCAGAAGCTGCCTTCCCGCAAGGTGAAGGAAATCGACAATCGTGGCAGCTCCTTCTGGCTGAGCCTGTACTGGGCCGAGGCCCTGGCCGCCCAGAGCAAGGACGCCGCTCTGCAGGCCCGTTTCGCGCCGGTGGCCAAGGCTCTGAGCGACAACGCTGCCAAGATTGATCAGGAACTGATCGATTGCCAGGGCAGCCCGGTGGACATCGGTGGCTACTACATGCCGGACGATGCCAAGGCTGCTGCGGCTCTGCGGCCGAGTGCGACCTACAACGCCATTATCGACGCCCTGTAATTCCGGCGCCGTTCATCAAGAACCACAAAAAAACCCGCCCTGGTGGCGGGTTTTTTTTGTGCCAGTATTGCCTTGGTGACGGTGCTGCGCAGGCAAGGATCGAGGACAGCGCAGTGCTGCCACCCCAACCGTGGCGGTAATGAAGATCGTTCAGCGGGCCAGCAGCGTCCAGAGCACGCCGGCGCCAATGGCCGAACCGATAACGCCGGCGACATTGGGTGCCATGGCGTGCATCAGCAGGAAATTGGTCGGATCTTCCTTCTGTCCCATATTGTGGACCACGCGGGCTGAGTCGGGCACGGCTGACACCCCGGCGGCGCCAACCAGCGGATTGATCTTGTCGCGCAAAAACAGGTTCATGAACTTGGCAAAGAGGATGCCGCCAGCAGTGGCGATGCCGAAGGACAGGGCGCCGAGGGCGAAGATCAGTAGCGATTGTGGCCGCAGAAAATGGTCGGCGCTGGTGCTGGCGCCAACACTGAGGCCCAGCACGATGGTGACAATGTCGATCAGGGCGTTGCGTGCCGTGTTGGCCAGTCGATCGGTCACCAGGCTTTCCTTGAGCAGATTGCCGAACAGCAGCATGCCGATGAGGACCATGGAACCGGGCGCGATCAGGGCGCAGATCAAAAAGGCGCCGACGGGGAAGAGAATGCGTTCCCGTTTGCTGACCTGCCGTGGCGGTTTCATGCGGATGCGGCGTTCGGCCGGGCTGGTCAGCAGACGCATGATGGGTGGCTGGATAACCGGTACCAGCGCCATGTAGGAATAGGCGGCGATAGCGATGGAGCCGAGCAGATGGGGTGCCAGCTTGGCCGACAGAAAGATGGCCGTCGGTCCGTCGGCCCCACCGATGATGCCGATGGCGCCAGCCTCCTGCGGACTAAAGCCGAGCAGCAGGGCGCCGGCCAGGGTGAGAAAGATGCCGATCTGGGCGGCGGCACCGAGCAACACCAGCCTGGGGTTGGACAGCATGGCGGAAAAGTCGGTCATGGCGCCGATGCCGAGAAAGATCAGTGGCGGGTAGATGCCCTGACTGACGCCGAAATACAGGTATGACAACACGCTGCCGGGATCGTAGACCCCTATCGCCATGCCAGCCGCTGCCGGAATATTGCCCAGCAGAATGCCGAAGCCGATGGGGACCAGCAGCAGCGGCTCGTAATCCTTGATGATGGCCAGGGCGATGAACAGCAGGCCGATCAGGATCATCGCCAGATGCCCCCACCCCAGATGCGCCAGACCGCTGTCGGCGACAAAACGGCAGAACAGCTCCATGTCAGATCCCCTCGCTGGCGTCATTCTGGCGCCGCTGTGGTGTGCGGGCGGCCAGTTGTAAAATGGCTTGTCCCTGCGCGACGCTGTCGCCGGCGCGCACCAGAATCTGCGTCACGGTGCCGCAACGCGGGCTGGAAATCTCGTTTTCCATCTTCATGGCTTCGAGCTTGTAAAGCGGCTGGCCGGCTTCAACAGGGTCGCCGACGGCCACATGCAGACACAGAATGGTGCCGGGAATGGGCGCGCACAGATCCTCCTGCGAGGTCGCGGTGACGGCCGGCGCGGTGGCTGACGTCGGGCCCGTCGCCGGCTGCGTGGCTGCGGGTGGCATGGCGCCGGTGAGGCTGCGGCGCTGGGGGCCGAAGGCTTCCTGCTGATGGATCTGCTCGATGCGCACCTGGTAGCTGCACCCATCGATTTCGACCTCGGCTGCTTCGGCACTGAGCTCCTTGAGGGTGACCGTCACCGCCTTGTCATTGATGGTCAGCTGGTATTTACGCATGAGGGCTCCTGTCGGACAGACTGCGCATGCGGCCTCGGGCATTCCAGAAGGAAGCGCCGGGGCCGCGCCGGTTGAGGGTGATGCGCTGCAACTCGCCGCCGCAGCGTTCCAGTTCCAGATGCACCACCAGGCTGATGGCCGCCTGCAACTCTGCGGCTGTCAAGGGGGCCTGCCCAGCCGTTGGTGGTACGGCAGCGGCCGTGGCTGACGTGGTTGCGTTCACCGCGCGCAACCGGTCAAATAGCGTCAGGGCGTGCGGCAGCAGATAAAGAAACAGGCTGATCAGCGTCAGGCCGGCGAAAACGATCAGCATGCCGCTGAAAATCAGGCCGATGCCGTCGTTGCGCAGCAGGTTGTCAAGATGGAAGAGGGTCATAGGGGCTCACCGTTACAGCGGCATGTTGCTGTGTTTGCGCGGCGGATTGCTGTCGTGCTTGTCGGCCAGCATGTTCAGGGCCTTGCAGAGGCGCAGCCGGCTGTTTTCCGGCAGAATCACCGCATCGATGTAGCCGCGTTCGGCGGCGGCATAGGGTGTGGCGAAGGTGGCGTTGTATTCCTGCTCGCGCTCGGTCAGGGCGGCGCTGTTGCCGGCTAATTGGCGGCCGTAAATCAGTTCGACGGCGCCGCGCGCACCCATAACAGCGATTTCCGCCGTTGGCCAGGCATAGTTGATATCGCCGCGCAGGTGTTTCGAGCTCATCACGCAGTAGGCGCCGCCATAGGCTTTGCGCAGGGTCAGGGTGACCTTTGGCACCGTTGCCTCGGCGTAAGCGAACAGCAGCTTGGCACCGTTACGGATAATGCCGCCATGTTCCTGTACCGTGCCCGGCATGAAGCCGGGCACGTCCACCAGGGTGACCAGAGGCAGGTTGAAGGCATCGCAGCAGCGCACGAAGCGGGCGCCTTTGAGGGCGGCATCGTTATCGAGTACGCCGGCCAGCTGTGCCGGCTGGTTGGCCACCAGCCCGACCGCCGTGCCGCCGAAACGGGCGAAGCCGATAATCAAATTGGGAGCGTAATCGGGCTGGATTTCGAAGAAGCTGCCCTGATCGACCAACGCCTGCACAATGGGCTTCATATCGTAGGGCTGCTGACTGGTGGCAGGCAGGTAATTGTTGAGCTCCGCCACAACCCGGTCGGCTGGATCGTCAGTTGGCAGCGGCGGCGCGCTGGCCAGGTTGTTCTGGGGCAGGTAGCTCAACAGCTGTCGCGTCAGATCGAGGGCCTGCTGTTCGTTAGCGGCCTCCAGATGGGCCACACCGCTGCGGCGGCAAT encodes:
- the purB gene encoding adenylosuccinate lyase, which encodes MITAISPIDGRYADKVAPLVECFSEYALMRNRVKVEVAWLLALAAHPEFTACRALTPAEETRLRALVAEFSPAEAERIKALERTTNHDVKAVEYYLKEKIAATSLADVSELIHFACTSEDINNLSHALMLRDGLAVMRPLQQQIIAELAERAHRYRAVPMLARTHGQTASPTTLGKELAVFAARLQRQSQASDAVELLGKLNGAVGNFNAHVSAFPELDWPELARTVIEDELGLRQNLFTTQIEPHDYMAELFDALMRWNTIVIDLTRDIWSYISLGYFGQETVKGEIGSSTMPHKVNPIDFENAEGNCGLANALFGHLSAKLPISRLQRDLTDSTVLRNMGVGFGYSLIAYRSLLKGLGKLKLNEAVLAADLDRAWEVLAEPIQTVMRAAGIANPYEKLKELTRGQQIDAAILHAFIDRLDLDEATRERLRELTPARYIGLAPEIADLLDGRLPPVAGKSA
- a CDS encoding NADP-dependent isocitrate dehydrogenase; translation: MSKIIWSKIDEAPALATYAFLPVVQAFTKGTGIEVETKDISLAGRIIANMADYLTEDQRIADFLAELGELVKKPEANIIKLPNISASVPQLKAAIKELQGKGYKLPDYPEEATTAEEKELQARYAKCLGSAVNPVLREGNSDRRAAASVKAFAQKNPHRMMKPWPAPGQSQCRVAHMEEGDFYATEKSVTMEKDDVIKFEFVDAAGQVTVLKEGLKLIAGEVFDSSVMRVAKLREFYAATAAEAKQKGVLLSLHLKATMMKVSDPVMFGHAVSVYFKDALEKHAATLKEIGANPNMGLGDILNKLDKLPADKKAEIEADINACYETQAKLAMVDSRKNITNLHVPNDVIVDASMPNVVRDGGKMWNKQDELQDTIAMVPDRCYALMYREIVEDCNRNGQFDPATMGSVSNVGLMAQKAEEYGSHDKTFIAAGKGVIRLVNSAGAVVMEQAVEQGDIFRACQAKDIPIKDWVKLAVSRGKASGQPVVFWLDENRAHDAQIIKKVNKYLPEFDTAGVEIHIMDSVKAMRFSVERIRRGESTISATGNVLRDYLTDLFPILELGTSARMLSIVPLLAGGGLFETGAGGSAPKHVEQFLKEGHNRWDSLGEYCALVPSFEMIAANEGNQKAAVLAETLDAAIGKYLENQKLPSRKVKEIDNRGSSFWLSLYWAEALAAQSKDAALQARFAPVAKALSDNAAKIDQELIDCQGSPVDIGGYYMPDDAKAAAALRPSATYNAIIDAL
- a CDS encoding sodium ion-translocating decarboxylase subunit beta, translating into MELFCRFVADSGLAHLGWGHLAMILIGLLFIALAIIKDYEPLLLVPIGFGILLGNIPAAAGMAIGVYDPGSVLSYLYFGVSQGIYPPLIFLGIGAMTDFSAMLSNPRLVLLGAAAQIGIFLTLAGALLLGFSPQEAGAIGIIGGADGPTAIFLSAKLAPHLLGSIAIAAYSYMALVPVIQPPIMRLLTSPAERRIRMKPPRQVSKRERILFPVGAFLICALIAPGSMVLIGMLLFGNLLKESLVTDRLANTARNALIDIVTIVLGLSVGASTSADHFLRPQSLLIFALGALSFGIATAGGILFAKFMNLFLRDKINPLVGAAGVSAVPDSARVVHNMGQKEDPTNFLLMHAMAPNVAGVIGSAIGAGVLWTLLAR
- a CDS encoding biotin/lipoyl-containing protein → MRKYQLTINDKAVTVTLKELSAEAAEVEIDGCSYQVRIEQIHQQEAFGPQRRSLTGAMPPAATQPATGPTSATAPAVTATSQEDLCAPIPGTILCLHVAVGDPVEAGQPLYKLEAMKMENEISSPRCGTVTQILVRAGDSVAQGQAILQLAARTPQRRQNDASEGI
- a CDS encoding OadG family protein codes for the protein MTLFHLDNLLRNDGIGLIFSGMLIVFAGLTLISLFLYLLPHALTLFDRLRAVNATTSATAAAVPPTAGQAPLTAAELQAAISLVVHLELERCGGELQRITLNRRGPGASFWNARGRMRSLSDRSPHA
- a CDS encoding acyl-CoA carboxylase subunit beta, coding for MQSAIDELLRRRQQALSGGSLAQQKKRHLAGRLTARERIDLLLDEGSFEEFDLFKTHRCHHFGMEQRHWPGDGVITGYGTIDGRLVYLFAQDCSVAGGSLSETHAEKICKIMDMALKNGAPVIGLNDSGGARIQEGIESLAGYAEIFQRNVLCSGVVPQISLVFGPCAGGAVYSPALTDFILMVRGQSAMFLTGPKVVQAVTGEQVDSEQLGGSSVHCRRSGVAHLEAANEQQALDLTRQLLSYLPQNNLASAPPLPTDDPADRVVAELNNYLPATSQQPYDMKPIVQALVDQGSFFEIQPDYAPNLIIGFARFGGTAVGLVANQPAQLAGVLDNDAALKGARFVRCCDAFNLPLVTLVDVPGFMPGTVQEHGGIIRNGAKLLFAYAEATVPKVTLTLRKAYGGAYCVMSSKHLRGDINYAWPTAEIAVMGARGAVELIYGRQLAGNSAALTEREQEYNATFATPYAAAERGYIDAVILPENSRLRLCKALNMLADKHDSNPPRKHSNMPL